In Janibacter alkaliphilus, the following proteins share a genomic window:
- a CDS encoding histone deacetylase, translating to MPGTALRQWAPMSLWYASYGSNLDHDRFAVYLRGGRAAGATRDSPGCRDRTPPDQERLLHMPGGLRFAWRSQTWGGGVAFYDPDADREVLARAYRITVGQLSDLTAQEMWRQPGRDLDLAEVLQTGRQSIGPGHYETLHRVGTIDGSPVPTFTAPEPTDLSLNAPAPAYLRTMLRGLLQGHELDVAAAADYLTSWPGAEGWGAAEVGALLTGTDNPLANGPAR from the coding sequence GTGCCCGGCACTGCTCTGCGACAGTGGGCCCCGATGTCGCTCTGGTACGCCTCCTACGGCTCCAACCTGGACCACGACCGCTTCGCCGTCTACCTGCGCGGCGGCCGGGCGGCCGGGGCGACGCGGGACTCGCCGGGGTGCCGCGACCGGACCCCGCCGGACCAGGAGCGGCTGCTGCACATGCCCGGGGGGCTGCGCTTCGCCTGGCGCTCGCAGACCTGGGGCGGCGGGGTCGCCTTCTACGACCCGGACGCCGACCGTGAGGTGCTGGCCCGGGCCTACCGGATCACCGTGGGTCAGCTCAGCGACCTCACCGCCCAGGAGATGTGGCGCCAGCCCGGCCGGGATCTCGACCTCGCCGAGGTGCTGCAGACCGGGCGGCAGAGCATCGGTCCCGGCCACTACGAGACGCTGCACCGGGTCGGGACGATCGACGGGTCGCCGGTGCCCACCTTCACCGCGCCGGAGCCGACCGACCTGTCGCTCAACGCCCCCGCCCCGGCCTACCTGCGCACCATGCTGCGCGGGCTGCTGCAGGGGCACGAGCTGGACGTCGCCGCGGCCGCCGACTACCTCACCTCCTGGCCCGGGGCCGAGGGGTGGGGCGCGGCCGAGGTGGGCGCCCTGCTCACCGGCACCGATAATCCGCTGGCGAACGGCCCCGCGCGCTGA
- a CDS encoding GNAT family N-acetyltransferase codes for MSTPDDAPVTDAPVTGDPVTVRPARPDEAPSLVDLDDLVWAESERLPREVRLRSVPTRTVLVATREGETAGVTGAWDVEVGVPDGRGRARLVPADGVTWVGVHPDHTRRGVLTALIGSQLPATREAGRALSVLKASDSGIYGRFGYGTASTVLRASFAGGTTFAAPPEIQELADATRTRLQTAGPDLAPRLHAAWRRAATDRAGEVVRTEADLTRNLTDVPEHRGDREPNRVLVATRDDEVVGFAVVRRTVTEEGSVLGGRADVPIVTTADAAARLALAQRLTRLDLVTRTDWWVPADDPLVLWQPGWPRSLADGVVDSLWLRLVDLPAAVALRGTAADLDVVVEVADPVLPENAGTWRWTARSGEGRLERSGEQAQLSVDVGDLASVWLGGRSLGALAVAGRVREHAPGAVARLDAALRTPVLPAQSVDF; via the coding sequence ATGAGCACCCCCGACGACGCCCCGGTGACGGATGCCCCGGTGACAGGCGACCCGGTGACCGTGCGACCGGCCCGCCCCGACGAGGCTCCCTCGCTGGTCGACCTCGACGACCTCGTCTGGGCGGAGAGCGAGCGGCTGCCCCGCGAGGTCCGGCTGCGTTCGGTCCCCACCCGCACCGTCCTCGTGGCGACCCGCGAGGGCGAGACCGCCGGGGTCACCGGCGCCTGGGACGTCGAGGTCGGCGTGCCCGACGGCCGGGGCCGCGCCCGGCTGGTGCCCGCCGACGGAGTGACCTGGGTCGGGGTGCACCCCGACCACACCCGGCGCGGGGTGCTCACCGCGCTGATCGGCAGCCAGCTGCCCGCGACCCGCGAAGCGGGGCGGGCGCTGTCTGTGCTCAAGGCCTCCGACAGCGGGATCTACGGCCGCTTCGGGTACGGCACGGCGAGCACGGTGCTGCGCGCCTCGTTCGCCGGCGGCACCACCTTCGCCGCGCCACCGGAGATCCAGGAGCTCGCCGACGCCACCCGCACCCGGCTGCAGACCGCCGGGCCAGATCTGGCGCCCCGGCTGCACGCCGCCTGGCGGCGCGCCGCCACCGACCGCGCCGGCGAGGTGGTGCGCACCGAGGCGGACCTGACGCGCAACCTCACCGACGTCCCCGAGCACCGGGGCGACCGCGAGCCGAACCGGGTGCTCGTCGCGACCCGCGACGACGAGGTCGTCGGCTTCGCGGTGGTGCGCCGCACGGTCACCGAGGAGGGCTCCGTCCTCGGCGGCCGCGCCGACGTCCCGATCGTCACCACCGCCGACGCAGCAGCCCGGCTGGCCCTGGCCCAGCGGCTGACCCGACTCGACCTGGTCACCCGCACCGACTGGTGGGTCCCGGCCGACGACCCGCTGGTGCTGTGGCAGCCGGGCTGGCCGCGCTCGCTCGCCGACGGGGTGGTCGACTCGCTGTGGCTGCGGCTGGTCGACCTGCCGGCGGCGGTCGCTCTGCGCGGCACCGCCGCCGACCTCGACGTCGTCGTCGAGGTCGCCGACCCGGTGCTCCCGGAGAACGCCGGCACCTGGCGATGGACCGCGCGCTCCGGCGAGGGCCGGCTCGAGCGCAGCGGCGAGCAGGCACAGCTGAGCGTGGATGTCGGCGACCTGGCCTCGGTCTGGCTCGGTGGGCGCAGCCTCGGCGCGCTCGCCGTCGCGGGGCGGGTGCGCGAGCACGCCCCCGGGGCGGTGGCCCGGCTCGACGCCGCGCTGCGCACCCCGGTCCTGCCCGCGCAGTCGGTGGACTTCTGA
- a CDS encoding prenyltransferase, which translates to MSLPAEADYPGRGQGYPSWPQLVATGGYLAGVQQPDGSIPWEPGRHTDVWDHVECAMALTATGHREAADAAFAWMAAAQRPDGTWPIETVGAQVTDDGYDTNHCAYVAVGVWHHWLVTGDRAAAGAMLPVVTAALDTVVAQQLPGGGFAWAVDARGAAFDTGLLAGTSSIWHALDCGIRLAHLLDQDADRWVVARDRAGAAVRSGEGLAAKRRWSMDWYYPVLTGALRGPAGERRIDARWEDFVVPGLGARCVDDRPWVTGAETCELALALDALGRTDEARRLVSAVQHLRERDASYHTGLVYADATRWPIERSTWTAAAVVLAVDAIDRVTPGSGIFRDSGSPLS; encoded by the coding sequence GTGAGCCTGCCGGCCGAGGCCGACTACCCGGGCCGCGGGCAGGGCTACCCCAGCTGGCCGCAGCTGGTGGCGACCGGCGGCTACCTCGCCGGGGTGCAGCAGCCGGACGGGTCGATCCCGTGGGAGCCGGGACGGCACACCGACGTGTGGGACCACGTGGAGTGCGCCATGGCGCTCACCGCGACCGGCCACCGGGAGGCGGCCGACGCCGCCTTCGCCTGGATGGCCGCGGCCCAGCGGCCTGACGGCACCTGGCCGATCGAGACCGTCGGCGCGCAGGTCACCGACGACGGCTACGACACCAACCACTGCGCCTATGTCGCGGTCGGCGTCTGGCACCACTGGCTGGTGACCGGGGACCGGGCCGCGGCGGGGGCGATGCTGCCGGTGGTCACCGCCGCCCTGGACACCGTGGTCGCCCAGCAGCTGCCCGGCGGCGGCTTCGCCTGGGCGGTGGATGCCCGCGGCGCCGCCTTCGACACCGGGCTGCTGGCCGGGACCAGCTCGATCTGGCACGCCCTCGACTGCGGGATCCGGCTGGCCCACCTGCTGGACCAGGACGCCGACCGCTGGGTCGTCGCCCGGGACCGGGCCGGGGCGGCGGTCCGCTCCGGGGAGGGGCTGGCGGCCAAGCGCCGCTGGAGCATGGACTGGTACTACCCGGTGCTCACCGGCGCGCTGCGCGGGCCGGCGGGGGAGCGCCGGATCGACGCCCGCTGGGAGGACTTCGTCGTGCCCGGCCTCGGCGCCCGCTGCGTCGACGACCGCCCGTGGGTGACCGGCGCCGAGACCTGCGAGCTGGCGCTCGCCCTGGACGCGCTCGGACGCACCGACGAGGCCCGCCGCCTGGTCAGCGCCGTGCAGCACCTGCGCGAGCGGGACGCCAGCTATCACACCGGGCTGGTCTACGCCGACGCCACCCGCTGGCCGATCGAGCGCTCCACGTGGACCGCCGCCGCGGTGGTGCTGGCCGTGGACGCCATCGACCGGGTCACCCCGGGCTCGGGGATCTTCCGGGACAGCGGGAGCCCGCTCAGCTGA
- a CDS encoding bifunctional o-acetylhomoserine/o-acetylserine sulfhydrylase has product MSTDPASWAFETRQVHAGQQPDPTTGARALPIYQTTSYQFESTEQAANRFALSELGPIYTRITNPTTDAVEQRIASLEGGVGGLLLASGQAATTFAILNIAEAGDHVVASPALYGGTYNLLGSTLTRYGIEVTFVEDSRDLQQWRDAIRPSTKLLFGESISNPRSEILDIAGLAEVAHTAGIPLVVDNTVATPYVLRPIEHGADVVVHSATKYLGGHGTAIAGALVDAGTFDFAADPERFPAYNQPDESYHGLRYGPDLGVGSPLGANLAFILKARVQLLRDLGSAASPFNAFLVAQGLETLSLRVERHLENARAVAEHLHGHAQVTSVRWASLPDDPFHDLAQKYTPKGAGAVLSFEIDGGEEAGRRFVEGLSLHSHVANIGDVRSLAIHPWSTTHSQGADEGRYAAGVTPGLVRLAVGIEHIDDILADLEQGFAAAAG; this is encoded by the coding sequence ATGTCCACCGATCCCGCCAGCTGGGCCTTCGAGACCCGTCAGGTGCACGCCGGCCAGCAGCCCGACCCGACCACCGGGGCCCGGGCGCTACCGATCTACCAGACGACGAGCTACCAGTTCGAGAGCACCGAGCAGGCCGCGAACCGGTTCGCGCTGAGTGAGCTCGGCCCGATCTACACCCGGATCACCAACCCGACGACGGACGCCGTGGAGCAGCGGATCGCCTCCCTCGAGGGCGGTGTCGGCGGGCTGCTGCTGGCCTCCGGGCAGGCAGCGACCACCTTCGCCATCCTCAACATCGCCGAGGCCGGCGACCACGTCGTCGCCTCGCCGGCGCTCTACGGGGGCACCTACAACCTGCTCGGCTCCACCCTCACCCGCTACGGCATCGAGGTCACCTTCGTCGAGGACAGCCGCGACCTGCAACAGTGGCGGGACGCGATCCGGCCGAGCACCAAGCTGCTCTTCGGAGAGAGCATCAGCAACCCGCGCTCGGAGATCCTCGACATCGCCGGGCTGGCCGAGGTCGCGCACACCGCCGGGATCCCGCTGGTCGTCGACAACACCGTGGCCACCCCCTACGTGCTGCGCCCGATCGAGCACGGCGCCGACGTCGTCGTGCACTCGGCGACGAAGTACCTCGGCGGGCACGGCACGGCCATCGCCGGCGCGCTCGTCGACGCCGGCACCTTCGACTTCGCCGCCGACCCGGAGCGCTTCCCCGCCTACAACCAGCCGGACGAGAGCTACCACGGGCTGCGCTACGGCCCCGACCTCGGCGTCGGCTCGCCGCTGGGCGCGAACCTCGCCTTCATCCTCAAGGCCCGGGTGCAGCTGCTGCGCGACCTCGGCTCGGCGGCCTCGCCGTTCAACGCCTTCCTCGTCGCCCAGGGCTTGGAGACGCTCAGCCTGCGGGTCGAGCGGCACCTGGAGAACGCCCGCGCCGTCGCCGAGCACCTGCACGGGCACGCCCAGGTGACCTCGGTGCGCTGGGCCTCGCTGCCGGACGACCCCTTCCACGACCTCGCCCAGAAGTACACGCCGAAGGGGGCCGGCGCCGTGCTCTCCTTCGAGATCGACGGCGGCGAGGAGGCCGGGCGACGCTTCGTCGAGGGGCTGAGCCTGCACAGCCACGTCGCCAACATCGGCGACGTGCGCTCGCTGGCCATCCACCCGTGGTCGACCACGCACAGCCAGGGCGCCGACGAGGGTCGTTACGCAGCCGGGGTCACCCCGGGCCTGGTGCGCCTGGCCGTGGGCATCGAGCACATCGACGACATCCTCGCCGACCTCGAGCAGGGCTTCGCCGCGGCCGCCGGCTGA
- a CDS encoding phosphatase PAP2 family protein — protein sequence MTQTPGSGPPHPGPTPWVVTLRRWWERWVSTIACLTVSALATVALLWLRSRSQQTWLGQALDEVGMDRVVGDESTTRRLVGLLGTVSVVSIGVVVAGLVVVALLRRRVSAAVAAVVLVGGANLLTQLLKAVTERPDFGYLVVPSFPSGHATVVTSLVMAALLVTPQAVRATVSLLGTAAVTVTGGATLVASWHRPSDVLGAVLVCLAWGCLVIACWSVLRGGVPRSGPARHRLFSLLGVVVASALLLAAGVRPGGGWAGFLDAAVVLAVLGAVAVLAVATFAHLSAPMAISEVGRDLLPEPGPPAEPPRAPASPPGPGGPAPPPPPGAPGAPVRPGAAAQVPGDG from the coding sequence ATGACGCAGACCCCCGGCTCCGGGCCGCCGCACCCCGGGCCGACCCCGTGGGTAGTCACCCTGCGCCGCTGGTGGGAGCGCTGGGTCAGCACCATCGCCTGCCTGACGGTCTCGGCGCTCGCCACGGTGGCCCTGCTGTGGCTGCGCAGCCGCAGCCAGCAGACCTGGCTGGGCCAGGCCCTGGACGAGGTCGGGATGGACCGGGTGGTCGGCGACGAGTCGACCACCCGGCGGCTGGTGGGCCTGCTCGGCACCGTGTCCGTGGTCTCCATCGGGGTGGTGGTCGCCGGCCTGGTCGTCGTGGCGCTGCTGCGCCGGCGGGTCTCGGCAGCGGTCGCCGCGGTGGTGCTCGTCGGCGGCGCCAACCTGCTGACCCAGCTGCTCAAGGCGGTCACCGAGCGCCCGGACTTCGGCTATCTCGTCGTACCCAGCTTCCCCAGCGGCCACGCCACGGTGGTCACCTCGCTTGTCATGGCGGCGCTGCTGGTGACCCCGCAGGCGGTGCGCGCCACGGTCTCGCTGCTCGGGACGGCGGCGGTCACGGTGACCGGTGGGGCCACCCTGGTGGCCAGCTGGCACCGGCCCTCGGACGTCCTCGGTGCGGTGCTGGTGTGCCTGGCCTGGGGCTGCCTGGTGATCGCCTGCTGGAGCGTGCTGCGCGGCGGGGTGCCGCGCAGCGGCCCGGCCCGGCACCGACTCTTCTCGCTGCTCGGCGTGGTCGTCGCCTCGGCGCTGCTGCTGGCCGCCGGGGTGCGTCCCGGTGGCGGCTGGGCCGGCTTCCTCGATGCCGCGGTGGTGCTGGCCGTGCTCGGTGCGGTCGCGGTGCTGGCGGTGGCCACCTTCGCGCACCTGTCGGCACCGATGGCGATCAGCGAGGTCGGTCGCGACCTCCTTCCGGAGCCCGGTCCGCCCGCGGAGCCTCCTCGCGCGCCGGCGTCCCCGCCGGGTCCGGGTGGGCCGGCTCCCCCACCGCCACCGGGCGCGCCGGGTGCCCCAGTGCGTCCGGGCGCTGCGGCGCAGGTGCCTGGGGACGGGTGA
- a CDS encoding glycosyltransferase — protein MRVALLSYRSKPHGGGQGIYVRHLSRALVRLGHEVTVFSGQPYPELDDGVALVKVPSLDLYREPDPFRTPRPSEFRDRIDVLEYLAMLTAAFPEPLTFTLRMARQVERLAADFDVVHDNQSLGWGLLALQRRVPLVTTIHHPISMDRRVDLAAAPSPWRRVTLRRWYGFVRMQQAVARRLHHVLTVSTSSALDIARDFGVDPARITVVPLGVQPEVFAPTGARVPGRIVATASADTPLKGIDTLLHAVAWLREQRPVELVLVTRPIPGGATERLVASLGLTDVVSFRSGLSTTELAETMASAEICCVPSRYEGFSLPTLEAMSCGTPLVVSDAGALPEVVGPPGECADVVPPGDPAALADALGSLLDDPQRRERMGAAGRERASTGYSWEVVARATAAAYQRAADAYARSRGADARPRGAEDDPAPRPTPGSDPVLPRS, from the coding sequence GTGCGCGTCGCCCTGCTCTCCTACCGGTCCAAGCCGCACGGCGGCGGGCAGGGGATCTACGTGCGTCACCTCTCCCGGGCACTGGTCCGGCTCGGTCACGAGGTCACCGTCTTCTCCGGCCAGCCGTACCCCGAGCTCGACGACGGGGTCGCCCTGGTGAAGGTGCCCAGCCTCGACCTGTACCGCGAGCCGGACCCCTTCCGCACCCCGCGGCCCTCGGAGTTCCGGGACCGGATCGACGTGCTCGAGTACCTGGCCATGCTCACCGCGGCCTTCCCCGAGCCGCTGACCTTCACCCTGCGGATGGCCCGGCAGGTCGAGCGGCTGGCCGCCGACTTCGACGTCGTCCACGACAACCAGTCCCTGGGCTGGGGGCTGCTCGCGCTGCAGCGGCGGGTGCCGCTGGTGACGACCATCCACCACCCGATCTCGATGGACCGCCGGGTCGACCTGGCCGCCGCACCCTCCCCGTGGCGCCGGGTCACCCTGCGCCGCTGGTACGGCTTCGTGCGGATGCAGCAGGCGGTCGCCCGCCGGCTGCACCACGTGCTGACCGTCTCCACCTCCTCCGCGCTGGACATCGCCCGCGACTTCGGCGTCGACCCGGCCCGGATCACCGTCGTGCCGCTCGGGGTCCAGCCCGAGGTCTTCGCGCCGACCGGTGCCCGGGTGCCCGGCCGGATCGTCGCCACCGCCAGCGCCGACACCCCGCTGAAGGGGATCGACACCCTGCTGCACGCCGTGGCCTGGCTGCGCGAGCAGCGCCCGGTCGAGCTCGTGCTGGTCACCCGGCCGATCCCGGGCGGAGCCACCGAGCGGCTGGTCGCCTCCCTCGGGCTCACCGACGTCGTGAGCTTCCGCTCCGGGCTGAGCACCACCGAGCTCGCCGAGACGATGGCCTCGGCCGAGATCTGCTGCGTCCCCTCCCGGTACGAGGGCTTCTCGCTGCCCACCCTGGAGGCGATGTCCTGCGGCACCCCGCTGGTCGTCTCCGACGCCGGCGCGCTGCCGGAGGTCGTCGGCCCGCCCGGGGAGTGCGCCGACGTCGTCCCGCCCGGCGACCCCGCGGCGCTCGCCGACGCCCTCGGCAGCCTGCTGGACGACCCGCAGCGGCGGGAGCGGATGGGCGCCGCCGGCCGGGAGCGGGCCAGCACCGGCTACTCCTGGGAGGTCGTCGCCCGGGCCACCGCCGCCGCCTACCAGCGGGCCGCGGACGCCTACGCCCGCTCCCGCGGCGCCGACGCCCGCCCGCGCGGAGCCGAGGACGACCCGGCACCCCGCCCGACCCCTGGCAGCGACCCTGTCCTGCCCCGTTCCTGA
- a CDS encoding methyltransferase domain-containing protein, which yields MLTVDFARLGLAPGESALDMGCGAGRHSFEMYRRGARVTAFDLDQDELAQVGGMLEAMAVEGEAPEGASARTVHGDALRMPFADGEFDRVVASEVLEHIPDAQPAISELVRVLRPGGTIAVTVPRWGPEKVCWALSEEYHANEGGHVRIFRGDRLVARLEAAGLEALGTAHAHALHAPYWWLKCAVGVDREDHPLVRAYHRLLVWDMMSRPALTRVAERLLDPLIGKSFVVYLRKPA from the coding sequence GTGCTCACCGTCGACTTCGCGCGCCTCGGCCTCGCCCCTGGCGAGAGCGCCCTGGACATGGGCTGCGGCGCCGGCCGTCACTCCTTCGAGATGTACCGGCGCGGGGCCAGGGTCACCGCCTTCGACCTGGACCAGGACGAGCTGGCCCAGGTCGGCGGGATGCTGGAGGCGATGGCCGTCGAGGGTGAGGCGCCCGAGGGGGCCAGCGCCCGCACCGTGCACGGGGACGCGCTGCGGATGCCCTTCGCCGACGGGGAGTTCGACCGGGTCGTCGCCTCCGAGGTGCTCGAGCACATCCCCGACGCCCAGCCGGCGATCAGCGAGCTGGTCCGGGTGCTGCGCCCCGGTGGGACGATCGCCGTCACCGTGCCCCGGTGGGGCCCGGAGAAGGTGTGCTGGGCGCTGTCCGAGGAGTACCACGCCAACGAGGGCGGGCACGTGCGCATCTTCCGCGGCGACCGGCTCGTCGCCCGGCTGGAGGCGGCCGGTCTGGAGGCGCTGGGCACCGCGCACGCGCACGCCCTGCACGCGCCGTACTGGTGGCTGAAGTGCGCCGTCGGGGTGGATCGCGAGGACCACCCGCTGGTGCGCGCCTACCACCGGCTGCTGGTGTGGGACATGATGTCCCGCCCGGCGCTGACCCGGGTCGCGGAGCGGCTGCTCGACCCGCTCATCGGCAAGTCCTTCGTCGTCTACCTGCGCAAGCCGGCGTGA
- a CDS encoding class I SAM-dependent methyltransferase, with product MSAPFSDDVSRLLDLARDQAGFMPDDEGMLLFETAAAALTAGPVLEIGTWQGKTATYLGAAARLARERVPGSDPVVFTLDHHRGSEENQPGWEYHDPSLVDPAAGRIDTLPFFRTAMTRAGLEEEVVAVIGRAPTVARHWRTPLALLFVDGGHTDEHVTNDYEGFGRWVVPGGVMVLHDVFADPEDGGQAPWRCYRRALAGGDWEQVGERGSIRVLRRVGGTAGDPVS from the coding sequence GTGAGCGCCCCCTTCTCCGACGACGTCTCCCGCCTGCTCGACCTGGCCCGCGACCAGGCGGGCTTCATGCCCGACGACGAGGGGATGCTGCTCTTCGAGACCGCCGCCGCGGCGCTGACCGCCGGGCCGGTGCTGGAGATCGGCACCTGGCAGGGCAAGACCGCGACCTACCTCGGGGCCGCGGCGCGGCTGGCCCGGGAGCGGGTGCCGGGCAGCGACCCGGTGGTCTTCACCCTCGACCACCACCGCGGCTCGGAGGAGAACCAGCCCGGCTGGGAGTACCACGACCCGAGCCTCGTCGACCCGGCCGCGGGGCGGATCGACACCCTCCCCTTCTTCCGGACGGCGATGACCCGGGCCGGCCTGGAGGAGGAGGTGGTCGCCGTGATCGGCCGGGCGCCGACCGTGGCCCGGCACTGGCGCACGCCGCTGGCGCTGCTCTTCGTCGACGGCGGGCACACCGACGAGCACGTCACCAACGACTACGAGGGCTTCGGCCGGTGGGTGGTGCCCGGCGGGGTGATGGTCCTGCACGACGTCTTCGCCGATCCCGAGGACGGCGGCCAGGCCCCGTGGCGCTGCTACCGGCGGGCGCTGGCCGGCGGGGACTGGGAGCAGGTCGGTGAGCGGGGCTCGATTCGGGTGCTGCGCCGGGTCGGCGGCACGGCCGGGGACCCGGTCAGCTGA